In the Malassezia vespertilionis chromosome 1, complete sequence genome, one interval contains:
- a CDS encoding uncharacterized protein (EggNog:ENOG503NWBN; COG:D) — translation MFWRFGVAPVSNLSNLLEKDDVSLEEILDEQDLLQECKSNNNKLIEYLEQPSVLRRLLDYVNGEVELEGVPESGIEEKAGFKYPYMASEVLSSEIPEISTALFLNASTLLLPFWQDFLFRRPAVRDQPIPLHAHPLTSATYHTKEDDLKRDDTLALSSSSAQKYSARTHGPGQSVLAGYWAKVNVIFLEKNPRAMLELIKTVPSAVEGLVAHFDTPSVVDLLFRMIQCEDTVPDAGLIDWLSQNELIPRVVALLSPHVSPDLHKAASEFLKAIFSLSAPSPSSLNHIFTQESYVGPGEMLLGSGGVNNLLVREVASQDIVDKMMYYMTGIQSGAEGASRMFPIGESAVEEEEDDMLEVRMRRTDRKRSSASFQSTRDGMHRDSTATIRPSSVPRGLTRRHNVSQEAIASSFINCAGVFIELIRKNNSDYFEQHLFHTLRNYLLLRQQEISNQRQREGGSDAGNDDADYTEVMEQAMSEVAEKMGIVHLGPLLRALAEKVPEFQEMLKHPVYAVAIPTTVGTIQPLTQTRYCIAELYAEMLHCSNMALLNREDGLGPQYSCTGTLLDGMEGLHTLARVLQGEDTDNLPDLEEINNGVVAMHNSADLFTTQLDDALPINEQNNQVQGKRSPSALSSASSDSDHDAKSIASVLSGLSLEELTSNMGSRPPSIAGDQVDGTAGDYLKKQFLDYDVIPILLELFLDHPWNNFLHNVVYDIVQQLFNGDMSAGINRILTISTFHEARLIDSILEGARGSAASSKGPRRIRMGYMGHLNLIAEEVLKLLERCPMEVSRKVGNAFRQPDWNEFVDNELRVSRTLEATPLAGGRPEDNGNAWSSDADDWYGDTNGSNTFARYLSAQMRNSVAGDDEDDNEMLAQLGDADAIADGQMPDDDGWGPFADSNAGFNMVSAGASNTSANIPTTSQENLTPADWAAEFRREATASIESSAVENDSDSDSTGSSTHRDDKEGASSTDSDENAGDESPFVDLHKPTSLRHYPSARHAGDADDGKNGSEAWPNASAAKHVRTLSTEGQDKAPILAAQQLAHDVEPTEDGLLRRKLADGSIVTVPLDDAELAESEA, via the coding sequence ATGTTTTGGCGTTTTGGCGTAGCGCCGGTTTCAAACTTATCCAACCTTTTAGAAAAGGATGATGTATCTCTTGAAGAAATCCTTGACGAGCAGGACCTTTTGCAAGAATGCAAATCTAACAATAACAAGCTCATCGAGTACCTCGAGCAGCCGAGCGTGCTGAGACGGCTTTTGGACTACGTGAACGGTGAGGTGGAGCTGGAGGGTGTTCCAGAAAGTGGTATTGAAGAGAAGGCTGGATTTAAATACCCGTACATGGCGTCAGAGGTGCTGAGCAGCGAGATACCTGAAATATCCACGGCGCTCTTCCTAAATGCGTCTACATTGCTTCTTCCATTTTGGCAAGACTTCCTTTTCCGACGTCCCGCCGTGAGGGACCAGCCTATTCCCTTGCATGCACACCCACTCACATCTGCAACGTACCACACAAAAGAGGACGACTTAAAAAGAGACGACACATTAGCGTTGTCCTCGTCATCTGCTCAAAAATACTCTGCTCGCACACATGGCCCCGGCCAGTCTGTTCTCGCAGGATACTGGGCTAAAGTCAATGTAATCTTTCTTGAAAAAAACCCACGTGCAATGCTGGAACTCATAAAAACAGTGCCCAGTGCCGTGGAAGGTCTCGTGGCTCATTTCGATACGCCTTCCGTCGTGGACCTCTTGTTCCGCATGATCCAATGCGAAGACACAGTTCCTGATGCGGGGCTTATTGACTGGCTTTCCCAAAATGAGCTGATCCCCCGGGTTGTTGCACTTCTTTCTCCCCACGTATCCCCGGATTTGCACAAGGCCGCGTCGGAATTTCTAAAAGCCATCTTTTCTCTCTCTGCGCCTTCACCCTCTTCCTTGAATCATATTTTTACGCAAGAATCGTATGTGGGACCGGGAGAAATGCTGTTGGGATCTGGCGGTGTTAATAACTTGCTAGTCCGTGAAGTTGCGAGCCAGGACATTGTGGACAAAATGATGTATTACATGACGGGCATTCAGTCTGGCGCGGAGGGCGCATCACGCATGTTTCCGATTGGTGAGTCTGCTgtggaagaagaggaagacgaTATGTTGGAAGTGCGTATGCGCCGAACCGACCGCAAGCGAAGCTCGGCGTCCTTCCAGAGTACCCGTGATGGCATGCACCGGGATTCCACCGCCACGATCCGACCATCGAGCGTACCGCGAGGCCTCACACGTCGGCATAACGTTTCGCAAGAAGCCATTGCATCTTCTTTTATCAACTGTGCGGGCGTATTCATCGAGCTTATTCGCAAGAATAACAGCGACTACTTTGAACAACACCTCTTTCATACGCTCCGCAATTATTTGCTTTTGCGACAGCAGGAGATTTCTAATCAGCGCCAACGGGAGGGTggcagcgatgcaggaAACGATGATGCGGACTACACGGAGGTTATGGAGCAGGCCATGTCGGAAGTGGCTGAGAAAATGGGTATTGTACACCTTGGGCCGCTACTGAGAGCATTGGCAGAAAAAGTGCCCGAGTTTCAAGAGATGCTGAAGCATCCGGTCTACGCTGTTGCCATTCCGACGACTGTCGGCACTATTCAGCCATTGACACAGACTCGCTACTGCATTGCCGAGTTGTACGCAGAGATGCTCCACTGTTCAAACATGGCACTCTTGAACCGCGAAGATGGGTTGGGGCCCCAGTACTCTTGCACAGGCACACTTTTGGACGGCATGGAAGGACTCCATACACTTGCACGTGTGTTGCAAGGAGAAGACACGGATAATCTTCCGGATCTCGAGGAAATCAACAACGGCGTTGTGGCTATGCACAATAGCGCCGATCTTTTTACGACGCAGTTGGACGATGCACTACCCATCAACGAGCAAAACAATCAAGTGCAGGGAAAAAGGTCGCCGAGTGcgctgagcagcgcatcatcCGACTCGGACCATGACGCGAAGAGCATTGCGAGCGTGCTCTCTGGTCTCTCTCTTGAAGAGCTGACTTCGAATATGGGAAGCAGGCCGCCTTCCATTGCTGGCGACCAAGTTGATGGCACTGCTGGAGACTATTTAAAAAAGCAATTCCTCGACTACGACGTGATCCCTATACTCTTAGAGCTTTTTTTGGACCATCCATGGAACAACTTTCTGCACAACGTCGTTTACGACATTGTACAGCAGCTCTTTAACGGCGATATGAGCGCCGGCATCAACAGGATACTGACCATTTCTACCTTTCACGAGGCGCGGCTTATTGACAGCATTTTggaaggcgcgcgcggcagcgccgcctcgagcaaaggcccgcggcgcattcgcaTGGGCTACATGGGTCATCTAAATCTGATTGCGGAAGAGGTCCTCAAGCTTTTGGAGCGATGTCCGATGGAGGTAAGCAGGAAAGTGGGAAACGCCTTTCGGCAGCCGGATTGGAATGAATTCGTGGACAATGAGCTGCGTGTTTCGCGCACCTTGGAAGCGACTCCTCTTGCTGGTGGGCGCCCCGAAGACAACGGCAATGCTTGGTCGAGTGACGCAGACGATTGGTATGGCGATACGAATGGCAGCAACACATTTGCACGCTATCTCTCCGCCCAAATGCGCAACAGCGTGGCTGGGGATGACGAGGACGACAACGAAATGCTCGCACAACTTGGCGATGCGGATGCAATTGCAGATGGACAAATGCCGGACGACGATGGCTGGGGCCCTTTCGCTGATTCCAACGCCGGTTTTAACATGGTTTCTGCGGGTGCATCCAATACTAGCGCGAATATACCAACGACCTCACAAGAGAACCTTACTCCTGCGGATTGGGCGGCAGAATTTCGCCGAGAGGCAACCGCCTCTATTGAATCCAGCGCAGTAGAGAATGATTCCGATTCGGACTCTACCGGGAGCAGCACGCATCGTGACGACAAAGAGGGCGCATCCAGCACGGATTCGGACGAGAATGCTGGCGACGAGTCACCGTTTGTGGATCTTCACAAACCGACATCGTTGCGCCACTACCCATCTGCACGTCATGCAGGAGATGCTGACGATGGAAAGAACGGCTCGGAAGCCTGGCCCAACGCCTCCGCCGCAAAGCATGTACGCACGTTGTCGACCGAGGGCCAAGATAAGGCGCCTattctcgccgcgcagcagctcgcgcacgatGTGGAGCCTACAGAAGATGGTCTATTGCGTCGCAAATTAGCGGACGGTTCTATTGTCACTGTGCCATTGGACGACGCTGAGCTCGCCGAGAGCGAGGCATAG
- a CDS encoding acetyl-CoA C-acyltransferase (EggNog:ENOG503NVJ3; COG:I), giving the protein MTNAYIVGSKRTAFGAFGGKLSNMIASQIGGHAAKAALAQLPANTPVDATIFGLVTHSDVTAPYTARHVGHFAGVPIKSPAVTVNRLCGSGFQAVINATQEIKTGDSKIVLTGGTENMSLSPYTLHGVRFGNTRYGVDLKLVDSLASALVDQVPTPTPMGITAENLAEKYGISRQQCDEFALQSQQRWGKAQEAGVFKDEIAPIEVKVKRATEQFEVDQHSRPQTTPEMLAKLPSVFKKDGVVTAGNASGICDGAAANVIASEDAVREHNLKPLARIVSWGVTGCEPSLMGIGPVDASRLALKRAGLNIGDIDIFDVNEAFAAQFLAVQKELELPNDKTNMNGGAIALGHPLAASGARILSDLTYSLHRLNKKYALGAACIGGGQGIAVILERV; this is encoded by the coding sequence ATGACGAATGCATACATTGTCGGTTCTAAGCGCACTGCCTTTGGCGCCTTTGGCGGAAAGTTGAGCAACATGATTGCATCCCAGATTGGTGGTCATGCTGCCAAGGCTGCTTTGGCACAGCTCCCTGCCAACACACCCGTAGATGCGACTATCTTTGGTCTAGTTACTCACTCGGATGTGACTGCCCCTTACACCGCTCGTCACGTCGGCCATTTTGCTGGCGTTCCGATCAAGTCTCCTGCTGTGACGGTTAACCGCCTTTGCGGTTCTGGTTTTCAGGCCGTGATCAACGCTACGCAGGAGATTAAAACCGGTGACTCGAAGATCGTTTTGACCGGTGGTACCGAAAATATGAGCTTGTCGCCTTACACGCTTCATGGCGTTCGCTTTGGCAATACTCGCTACGGTGTTGACTTGAAGCTTGTTGACAGCCTTGCAAGCGCTTTGGTCGATCAAGTCCCTACGCCTACTCCCATGGGTATCACCGCTGAGAACCTCGCTGAAAAGTACGGTATTTCACGCCAGCAGTGTGATGAATTTGCTTTGCAGTCACAGCAACGCTGGGGCAAGGCGCAGGAGGCTGGCGTTTTCAAGGATGAGATTGCCCCTATCGAAGTGAAAGTTAAGAGGGCTACCGAGCAGTTCGAGGTAGATCAGCACTCGCGACCTCAGACCACTCCCGAGATGCTTGCCAAGCTTCCTTCTGTGTTCAAGAAGGATGGCGTTGTGACTGCTGGCAACGCTTCTGGTATCTGTGATGGTGCTGCTGCCAACGTAATTGCAAGCGAAGATGCCGTCCGGGAGCACAACCTGAAGCCCCTTGCTCGTATTGTGAGCTGGGGCGTTACTGGCTGTGAGCCGTCGCTCATGGGTATTGGCCCTGTGGATGCGTCGAGGCTTGCGCTCAAGCGCGCCGGGCTGAACATTGGCGATATCGATATCTTTGATGTGAACGAGGCGTTCGCTGCTCAGTTCCTTGCTGTGCAGaaggagctcgagctccCCAACGACAAAACGAACATGAACGGCGGTGCTATTGCGCTTGGTCATCCTCTCGCAGCCAGTGGCGCTAGGATTCTCTCGGACCTGACCTACAGCTTGCACCGTCTCAACAAAAAGTACGCGCTTGGTGCGGCCTGCATTGGCGGTGGTCAAGGGATTGCCGTCATCCTTGAGCGTGTCTAA
- a CDS encoding uncharacterized protein (COG:U; EggNog:ENOG503NZI4), translated as MLILSMCINEVNQQIHDLIASHSTDFLDRVRDVSQMQEIMSALLEKVDILNGHATKARDVVRIPLERLESLQLHSERVQKAEALVGYAHSLAVLCSRLTAQMGAVMEWDVAVSHKDTPALQQHALHVTEAAATLKELHELLYESEDDNSVDEELRREAFQLDFVRAHVDLLPDASKTIREKTEYLLLCGLRSISPSLLGIALQAAHSQGALGNAVGDLMEDLDNVLSDRIHVTFDLYSAGKNIGEKQPPVLSSNPLPLMYQTRNEAPHQTNTTSASLLQKWSTEIWSRLQVLIVDEISSMYAKVQTLERVLSLKQDNETGRSYLDITTRQLGDTPVGLLWTSAARHFGDMYQEAIHESDFWRFILVSSYPRLVHIFQDLFQRIRSLIDTSSSFAEPRAIKSLLSACREIYLTSASQRLADARQDLRGALTSTLKNGQGSHEAQIFLAVVLAQLDMAMRDSDLCVDMAEIVSSTFTALLDQVVQLIRCDENASSLQGVQATALQVQNIEITNALKVLRDGLANAKVPAALQATEASWKQQITEVIKKHLLLPLFAPIKQELASVIARIQRFKIDKPSLPENSDPTEMETSAYALELAARLTLLQNGLLSRYEWTSELEDSVVDLITFTLSVFVYYAALIRLTKEAEKLQLVNDMTSLELTLLQLLTYAKRMDKTKPTSLEQIGTPFKAIRNFRTLVFEPNENLQTFPRTQQKFEMPVAVLLSHLISRSTTLPLPNEIRRMSKSNYVKWAMQAGPSPRTYFSTNTDTAVAQEVRTLLSHYQGADAKEKREQVANDPSDKIILDTLFAWDADLALVAKK; from the exons ATGCTGAT ACTTAGCATGTGCATTAACGAGGTGAACCAACAAATTCACGATTTAATCGCGTCCCATTCCACCGATTTTCTAGAtcgcgtgcgcgacgtgtcACAAATGCAGGAAATCATGTCTGCATTGCTGGAGAAGGTCGATATATTGAATGGGCATGCTACAAAGGCGCGTGATGTTGTCCGTATACCTTTGGAGCGCCTTGAATCATTGCAACTGCATTCCGAGCGCGTCCAAAAAGCGGAAGCGCTTGTTGGCTATGCGCACTCACTCGCAGTCCTATGCTCGCGTCTTACTGCGCAAATGGGCGCTGTGATGGAGTGGGACGTAGCTGTCTCACACAAGGATACCCCAGCATTGCAGCAACATGCGTTGCATGTGACCGAAGCGGCTGCGACGCTCAAAGAGTTGCACGAATTACTCTACGAATCTGAGGATGACAATAGCGTCGACGAAGAATTGCGCCGTGAGGCTTTCCAGCTAGACTTTGTACGTGCACATGTGGACCTTCTTCCGGACGCATCCAAGACCATCCGGGAAAAGACGGAGTATCTTCTTCTTTGTGGCCTGCGCTCCATCTCCCCGTCGCTTTTGGGTATCGcactgcaagcggcgcattccCAAGGAGCATTGGGCAACGCAGTCGGCGATCTTATGGAAGATCTTGACAACGTTCTTTCCGACCGTATCCATGTCACTTTTGATCTGTACTCTGCGGGGAAAAATATTGGCGAAAAACAACCACCCGTGCTAAGTTCGAACCCATTGCCGCTCATGTATCAAACACGCAATGAAGCACCACATCAGACCAACACAACTTCTGCCTCGCTACTGCAAAAATGGTCCACGGAGATTTGGAGTAGACTCCAGGTACTCATCGTGGATGAAATCTCATCCATGTATGCTAAAGTGCAAACGCTCGAACGTGTCCTTTCATTAAAACAGGATAATGAAACGGGTCGTAGCTATTTGGACATTACCACTCGGCAATTAGGCGATACACCCGTTGGACTGCTTTGGACATCAGCTGCAAGACATTTTGGAGATATGTACCAGGAAGCCATTCACGAATCGGATTTTTGGCGTTTTATTCTCGTCTCTTCATATCCACGCTTGGTACACATCTTCCAGGACTTGTTCCAGCGCATCCGCTCTCTTATTGATACATCGTCTTCTTTTGCAGAGCCACGCGCCATCAAGTCGCTCCTGTCGGCGTGTAGGGAAATATACCTGACATCTGCATCGCAGCGTCTCGCAGACGCAAGACAGGATCTCCGCGGTGCACTCACGTCCACTTTAAAAAATGGGCAGGGTAGCCATGAAGCGCAAATTTTTTTGGCAGTTGTGCTTGCTCAGCTTGACATGGCAATGCGCGACTCGGACTTGTGTGTAGACATGGCTGAGATTGTGTCGTCTACTTTTACTGCACTTTTGGATCAGGTCGTTCAACTAATCCGCTGCGATGAGAATGCGAGTTCATTGCAAGGTGTCCAAGCTACGGCGTTGCAAGTGCAAAATATTGAAATAACCAACGCATTAaaagtgctgcgcgatggcCTCGCAAATGCAAAAGTTcccgcagcgctgcaagccACCGAAGCTTCTTGGAAGCAACAAATTACAGAAGTGATCAAAAAGCATCTGCTTTTGCCGCTGTTTGCCCCTATAAAGCAAGAGCTTGCTTCTGTGATTGCGCGTATCCAGCGGTTTAAAATCGATAAACCTTCTTTACCAGAAAATTCAGACCCTACGGAAATGGAAACAAGCGCATACGCGCTGGAGCTTGCGGCAAGGCTCACTTTGCTGCAAAATGGACTGCTGAGCCGATATGAATGGACTAGCGAATTGGAGGACAGTGTGGTGGACCTCATCACGTTCACCTTGTCGGTTTTCGTGTACTATGCTGCATTGATTCGTTTGACCAAAGAAGCTGAGAAACTGCAGCTCGTCAACGATATGACTTCCTTGGAGCTTACCCTCTTGCAATTATTGACCTATGCAAAGAGAATGGATAAAACGAAACCAACTTCGTTGGAGCAAATTGGCACGCCATTTAAGGCGATACGAAATTTCCGCACGCTGGTGTTTGAGCCCAACGAAAATCTGCAAACTTTTCCCAGAACCCAGCAAAAATTTGAAATGCCTGTCGCGGTCTTGCTGTCACATCTCATTTCACGATCTACCACGCTACCGCTTCCAAATGAAATCAGGCGTATGAGCAAGTCAAATTATGTAAAATGGGCAATGCAAGCAGGCCCATCGCCGCGTACGTATTTTTCGACAAATACGGACACTGCCGTGGCGCAAGAAGTGCGTACCTTGCTCTCGCACTACCAGGGTGCAGATGCTAAGGAGAAGCGAGAGCAAGTTGCCAATGACCCCTCTGACAAAATCATACTCGACACCTTGTTTGCTTGGGATGCAGATCTCGCGCTTGTAGCCAAAAAATGA
- the PRX1 gene encoding peroxiredoxin 1 (COG:O; EggNog:ENOG503NW6E) has protein sequence MPALRLGSTAPDFVAETTQYVDKRYGYLYNSGLIRFHEWIDQSWAVLFSHPDDFTPVCTTELGDVAVRAEQFAARGVKVIGISANSVASHIVWIQDINDVASACVHFPIIGDRDRKVSALYGMLDEQDLSNTDSTGMPYTVRDVFVIDPNKVIRLKISYPASTGRNFDEILRAIDSLQLGDAYPIVTPANWNPGQKVIVHAKLGNEEAKKHFQVYDTKKPYLRYTDDPRKSIKASLWDKICALFSKSYAADKDNA, from the exons ATGCCAGCACTGCGCCTAGGCTCGACTGCCCCCGACTTTGTTGCGGAGACTACTCAGTACGTGGATAAACGCTATGGATACTTATACAACAGTGGGCTTATCCGGTTCCACGAGTGGATCGACCAGTCATGGGCTGTCCTGTTTTCCCACCCCGATGACTTTACGCCTGTATGTACCACAGAGCTGGGCGATGTAGCCGTGCGTGCGGAGCaatttgcagcgcgtggtGTAAAAGTGATAG GGATTTCGGCAAACAGCGTGGCATCCCACATTGTGTGGATCCAAGACATTAACGATGTCGCTTCCGCCTGTGTCCATTTCCCCATCATTGGTGACCGCGACAGGAAAGTGTCAGCGCTGTACGGAATGCTTGATGAGCAGGACCTCTCGAATACGGATTCTACGGGAATGCCGTACACTGTGCGTGATGTGTTTGTGATCGACCCAAACAAGGTAATTCGCCTCAAAATTTCGTATCCTGCGTCTACCGGACGCAATTTTGACGAAATTTTGAGGGCCATCGATTCGCTGCAGCTTGGAGATGCGTACCCAATTGTGACGCCAGCGAATTGGAACCCTGGGCAAAAGGTAATTGTGCACGCCAAACTGGGCAACGAGGAGGCGAAAAAGCACTTCCAGGTGTATGATACAAAAAAACCGTACTTGCGCTACACGGACGATCCTCGCAAAAGTATCAAAGCTTCTTTGTGGGACAAAATTTGCGCTCTCTTCAGTAAAAGTTATGCCGCCGACAAAGACAATGCGTAG
- a CDS encoding uncharacterized protein (EggNog:ENOG503NYSA; COG:Q; TransMembrane:2 (i132-153o173-194i)) yields the protein MTDPGPHEEDPLSGISERICDHMNKDHYDAVAQLAMYFFKLPELPRWMCMQSIRSTAMVISYSMSEAHDEAESVPISETIPIDPPITTIMEARKRLVAMNKMSEEENAKRLRQRLPNAFIDVHNMDRILSHLTALFMHPVSIGLLAVTVMFLIKPLPEEPSRSWIAWPLRCLHTFYQSHCLFFAFLALLCGFVVSCRIVRKLDMAWQNAAPVPPLGSIPAWIQQSLTTGPLPKLDSTSWPNETVVITGGARGLGAALAKSLAEKGASVIVYDLAKMTVKHPNIFWYLCDVSNVNDVFAKSAEVVAQHGAPTMLINNAGVRHGSPLLDESVAEISRILNTNTMSHFWTLKALLPFFIEKKRGHIVSTSSMMGHVGVAQMIDYVASKHALVGLHASLRSELDTVYKTPFVRTTLVCPGHLQETSMFAGIQYNVFARFFAPTVSVQRVVDQIVHSLEHQQSSVISMPWYVPWAPLLRTFPQFVQDGIHNVRNTHEN from the coding sequence ATGACCGACCCTGGGCCGCACGAAGAGGATCCTCTCTCGGGTATATCGGAGCGCATCTGCGACCATATGAATAAGGATCATTACGATGCAGTTGCACAATTGGCCATGTACTTTTTCAAGTTGCCAGAACTGCCGAGATGGATGTGCATGCAGTCGATACGAAGTACAGCTATGGTAATCAGCTATTCCATGTCTGAGGCACACGATGAGGCGGAATCAGTGCCGATTTCAGAGACAATTCCTATCGATCCCCCTATCACGACGATAATGGAAGCCAGGAAACGGCTTGTGGCAATGAATAAGATGAGCGAAGAAGAGAACGCCAAGCGGCTCCGTCAGCGTCTCCCAAATGCATTCATCGACGTGCACAACATGGACCGTATCTTATCGCACCTCACAGCGCTCTTCATGCACCCTGTATCTATTGGTTTGCTAGCAGTAACGGTCATGTTCCTAATCAAGCCGCTTCCAGAAGAGCCGTCCAGATCGTGGATTGCCTGGCCTTTGCGCTGCCTGCATACATTCTACCAAAGCCATTGTCTTTTTTTTgcgtttcttgcgcttctATGTGGTTTTGTTGTATCTTGTCGCattgtgcgcaagctggatATGGCATGGcaaaatgcagcgccggTCCCACCCCTTGGCAGCATTCCAGCCTGGATTCAGCAAAGTTTGACCACGGGGCCTCTGCCCAAACTAGACAGTACATCATGGCCAAACGAGACTGTGGTCATCACTGGTGGAGCACGGGGtcttggcgctgcgcttgcaaaaTCACTCGCGGAGAAAGGCGCATCTGTGATTGTGTACGACCTTGCAAAAATGACGGTGAAACACCCCAATATCTTCTGGTATCTTTGCGACGTATCCAATGTAAACGACGTATTTGCTAAAAGTGCTGAGGttgttgcgcagcacggtgCGCCAACGATGCTCATTAATAATGCGGGCGTACGCCATGGAAGTCCGCTCTTGGACGAATCCGTCGCAGAAATTAGCCGCATTCTCAACACCAATACCATGAGTCATTTTTGGACGCTTAAAGCGCTACTTCCCTTCTTTATTGAAAAGAAACGCGGGCATATTGTTTCTACGTCTTCCATGATGGGACACGTCGGCGTTGCGCAGATGATCGACTACGTGGCTTCGAAACACGCTCTCGTTGGCCTCCATGCGTCGCTCCGCTCCGAGTTGGATACCGTTTACAAAACTCCGTTTGTACGCACGACGCTGGTATGCCCTGGACACCTACAAGAAACGAGCATGTTTGCCGGCATACAATACAATGTGTTTGCGCGATTCTTTGCGCCTACGGTGAGCGTacagcgcgtcgtcgaCCAGATCGTGCACAGTTTGGAACACCAGCAAAGTAGCGTGATTTCTATGCCATGGTACGTCCCATGGGCGCCATTGTTGCGCACGTTCCCCCAGTTTGTACAGGACGGAATTCACAATGTACGCAATACACATGAAAACTAA